One region of Culex pipiens pallens isolate TS chromosome 2, TS_CPP_V2, whole genome shotgun sequence genomic DNA includes:
- the LOC120421685 gene encoding cell surface glycoprotein 1 isoform X2, with protein sequence MPPTSSCRLQLSYIRSSDDISSGYSSAEPGLSRTASMSNTAAVRPRVKSKTREDDDDVDEVFYDGRDVDRFYGNGSSAQYSPAPSAMLYELPPSPLPAITQAPAFVPEPRHSAPVYAQSPSGAGATIPPEMDQKYEQFLRWMESQKTAVEVDPASTEIPKVEQVQVSASPEPVVEGPFLDKGLLDEKEEFRIETPPMMTPVPEEQEQSERSFVEDEFRDTISVSSGEDEFLEVEADEEVAEAVVDEVSEVPSVIEAIVEEKQEASVEESIPFMDDKDTPETVPESVAMIPESVPEIVMESNTSTESNNKQDIITDLPTPEASQSPSDNLNQLNVSVSNLTSSTSSLATSEASSHHDESYPKKALSHGKRKAPPVPTPATTPEPTVPAPSAVPKPPERVHKPAVPPPPVPKKSPALPESSQKPKSKKLMSSITGMFKHDSPSSASGSGPKRPAEDPTLPRETEI encoded by the exons CTATATTCGATCGTCCGACGATATCAGTTCCGGATACTCGAGTGCCGAACCCGGGCTCAGTCGAACGGCCTCGATGAGCAACACGGCCGCCGTTAGGCCCAGGGTTAAGTCCAAGACACGTGAG GatgacgacgacgtcgacgaagTGTTCTATGACGGCCGCGACGTGGACCGCTTCTACGGCAATGGTTCCTCCGCCCAGTATTCCCCCGCTCCGTCCGCCATGCTGTACGAACTTCCCCCGAGTCCTCTCCCAGCCATAACCCAGGCTCCGGCCTTTGTCCCCGAACCGCGGCACAGTGCCCCGGTTTACGCTCAGTCTCCGTCGGGGGCGGGTGCGACGATTCCACCGGAAATGGATCAAAAGTACGAACAGTTTCTACGGTGGATGGAGTCGCAAAAGACGGCGGTGGAGGTTGATCCGGCGAGTACGGAAATTCCGAAGGTTGAGCAAGTGCAAGTCAGCGCAAGTCCGGAACCGGTCGTTGAGGGTCCTTTTTTAGACAAAGGCCTGCTTGACGAGAAGGAGGAATTCCGGATAGAGACTCCGCCGATGATGACGCCGGTTCCGGAGGAGCAGGAACAGTCCGAGAGGAGCTTTGTTGAAGATGAGTTCCGGGATACGATTTCCGTTTCGAGCGGAGAAGACGAGTTCTTGGAGGTTGAGGCTGATGAGGAAGTTGCTGAAGCAGTAGTTGATGAAGTCAGTGAAGTTCCATCAGTGATTGAGGCTATTGTTGAGGAGAAACAGGAAGCTTCTGTCGAGGAATCAATTCCTTTCATGGACGATAAAGATACTCCGGAAACTGTTCCGGAATCGGTTGCGATGATTCCTGAATCCGTCCCAGAGATTGTCATGGAAAGCAATACTTCAACAGAATCTAACAATAAGCAAGACATCATCACAGATCTTCCAACTCCGGAAGCTTCTCAATCTCCATCGGACAACCTCAACCAGTTGAATGTCTCAGTTTCCAACCTTACTTCGTCAACCTCTTCCTTGGCCACTTCCGAAGCCAGCAGCCACCACGATGAGTCTTACCCCAAGAAGGCTCTTTCTCACGGTAAACGCAAAGCACCTCCCGTTCCGACTCCAGCTACAACTCCGGAACCTACCGTGCCAGCTCCTTCAGCAGTTCCAAAACCGCCGGAACGAGTCCACAAACCAGCCGTTCCTCCACCACCGGTTCCCAAGAAATCGCCCGCCCTCCCAGAATCTTCTCAAAAACCAAAGTCCAAAAAGCTGATGAGTTCCATCACGGGAATGTTCAAGCACGACAGTCCGTCCTCCGCCTCCGGATCTGGCCCGAAACGGCCAGCCGAAGATCCCACCCTACCCCGGGAGACGGAGATCTGA